The nucleotide window TAAGCCGTTGATGACGACGGTACGTTCTTTCATGCCGGGTTGGAACGCAATGGAGGAATGGGGCCGTGCATAAACAAGCTCGCTATAGATTTCATCACTGATGACAAAAATATTTTTATCCCGAAGAACAGCGGCAATCGCTTTTAATTCCTCTTCGGTGAGCACCATCCCGGTCGGGTTAGAAGGATAGGATAGGATAATTGCGCGTGTTTTCGGCGTTATCGCTGTTTGTATCGCCTCTTTTGTCAGCTTAAAGTTAGTTTTGCCCGTATCTATATACGTTGGTTTCGCACCGTTTAGTCGAATAAGCGGTTCATACGCCGGGTACGCCGGGACAGGCAAAAGCACCTCATCCCCGCTTGAAAGCACCGTGCGTAAGGCAATATCCAACGCCTGGCTCGCTCCTACGGTAGTAATGGCTTCTCTTTTCGCATCATACGGCAATCCGTATTTTTCCCTTAAAAAATCCGTGGCAGCCTCTTTCAATTCCGGAATGCCCCCGTTTGCCGTATAGGTGGTAAGATTATCATCAATTGCCTGTTTGGCGGCTTCTTTCACATGATTGGGGGTGTGAAAATCCGGTTGGCCAAGGGTGAGTTGTACAGCCCCTTCAACAGTCGCTACTTTATCAAAAAATTGCCGGATGCCCGATCTTTGAATGTGCAATACTTTTTCATTAATATTTGCATCCAAATGTTCCATTGTTTACGCCCTCCCCTTCTTCCTGTCAACATTATCACACCTCTCTGGGAAAAAAAATGGAGCACAGGCATAGCATCTACGCTGTTTCTTCGTTACAATAAAAAATATGAAAGAGAGGTGACGAAGAATGGCAAGACCGGACGAACGAGTATTAATGATAATCGATGGCTACCAATTTAAAAAAGCCCGCAGCCAAAACCAAGTATTTATTACGTCCCCGCAAGGCGTGAATATTACGTTGGATGTGCATGTTTTGAAAGAATTTCTCAACAAGTTGGAAAATGACGAAACAACTGCCAAACAATTCGGGCTATAAGTTTGTCTCGAATTGTTTTTGTTTGCAAATGGAATGAGTGGGGTAACATTACATATATACTGTTATTCATTTGAAAGGGGGATTGTAAAGGCTCTAAACGCTAAGAGTCTTTACACCGACATGCCTAAACATTATACATACGAAATGAAGCGTCCCAACATCGTTTTCGCGATTTCAGCTGTTTTAGTATTGGCTTTCGTCTTATGGGGGGTTCTGAACGCCCAATCGTTGGACTACATCGCTAATATTGCACTGGACTTTACTATTGATAACTTTGGCTGGTTTTACATGATTGCGACCGCCTTCTTTGTAGCTTTTTCTGTTTTTGTCGTCTTCAGCCCTTTTGGAAAAATTCGGCTCGGAAAAGAAGATGACCGTCCCGAATATCCTTTTTATACGTGGATCGGCATGATTTTCGCTGCCGGGATCGGGGTAGGCTTTGTTTTTTGGGGGGTTGCCGAGCCGGTTCTTTATTATTTGGATCCGCCTGAAGGCATTACCCCGGAAACGGCAGCTGCTGCTGACGCAGGTCTTCGCTATGGATCCTTTCATTGGTCTTTGCATGTATGGGCCATCTTTGGCGTCGTCGGGTTAACACTTGCCTATGTACAGTTTCGTAAAGATAAGCCGGCGTTAATCAGTTCCGCTTTCGCCTCTTATTTTGGAAATCAAATGGAAAGATGGCCGGGAAAAGCGATTGACACGTTCGCTGTATTGTCGACCGCGATGGGAGTTGCGACAACGTTTGGTTTGAGCGCCTTGCAAATGTCCGGGGGACTCTCTTATATTTCGGGTATTCCCAATAATTTCGTTACCCAATTTACAATTATCGCTATCATTACTGTTTTATTTATGGTTTCGGCAGCTTCCGGCGTAAACCGAGGGATTAAATATTTAAGTAACATCAATTTGGGTCTTGCCGCCATCTTGCTTTTGTTTGTGATCGTTGCCGGCCCGACGATTCAAATTGCCGAAAGCTTCTTGACGACACTCGGCGGGTATCTGTCTAACATTGTACCGATGAGTCTGGAATTAGCCCCATATTCGGAGGCCGAGAGTGAATGGCTCGGTGGAAACACGATCTTTTTCTGGGCGTGGCATATGTCTTGGGCTCCATTTATCGGTTTATTTATCGCGAGGATATCCCGGGGCCGAACCGTTCGTGAATATATGATGGGAGTAC belongs to Salicibibacter cibi and includes:
- a CDS encoding aminotransferase A; translation: MEHLDANINEKVLHIQRSGIRQFFDKVATVEGAVQLTLGQPDFHTPNHVKEAAKQAIDDNLTTYTANGGIPELKEAATDFLREKYGLPYDAKREAITTVGASQALDIALRTVLSSGDEVLLPVPAYPAYEPLIRLNGAKPTYIDTGKTNFKLTKEAIQTAITPKTRAIILSYPSNPTGMVLTEEELKAIAAVLRDKNIFVISDEIYSELVYARPHSSIAFQPGMKERTVVINGLSKSHSMTGWRIGFAFAPAALTEQMLKVHSYNISCPSSISQHAALSALTAGKDDAERMRTEYEKRRDYMLRRLLDMGMDVEKPEGAFYLFPSIQNTGFDSYTFSERLLEEEKLAVVPGTAFSRYGEGYVRLSYAYDMENLTEACQRLERFIRRHGA
- a CDS encoding BCCT family transporter; translated protein: MPKHYTYEMKRPNIVFAISAVLVLAFVLWGVLNAQSLDYIANIALDFTIDNFGWFYMIATAFFVAFSVFVVFSPFGKIRLGKEDDRPEYPFYTWIGMIFAAGIGVGFVFWGVAEPVLYYLDPPEGITPETAAAADAGLRYGSFHWSLHVWAIFGVVGLTLAYVQFRKDKPALISSAFASYFGNQMERWPGKAIDTFAVLSTAMGVATTFGLSALQMSGGLSYISGIPNNFVTQFTIIAIITVLFMVSAASGVNRGIKYLSNINLGLAAILLLFVIVAGPTIQIAESFLTTLGGYLSNIVPMSLELAPYSEAESEWLGGNTIFFWAWHMSWAPFIGLFIARISRGRTVREYMMGVLLLPSLVGVIWFTTFGGTGLYQEILMGTGISELVTANEEIALFEMLSNMPMALIVSILAFVLIGIFFITSADSASYVLGVMTSQGGLKPMLSIKIIWGFLIAGTASVLLLTGGLEGLQTAAIVSALPFGVIMVSMVIVVLLMMMKDHKIGKREQKEKETAELTESIREEMYDEMRDEVYDKVREDVHKQVQEEMQEERNEQNNQDDQRS